From the Hordeum vulgare subsp. vulgare chromosome 1H, MorexV3_pseudomolecules_assembly, whole genome shotgun sequence genome, the window TACCATTCAACACATAAAACACTGAAAGCAAATCTTACATCATACTCCTGGAAAAAGGCAAAGTATcttatagtactccctccgtctcaaaattcttgtcttaggtttgtctagaaatagatgtatctaaatactataacatggctagatacattcatatttagacaaatctaagacaagaattttgggacggatagAGTATTAAATTTAGCAGGTTATAATTTCCTGTATGAAAGACATCACTTCGCCTGCATTTGTTTTAGCTGATTTAATTGAATCTACAAGCAAACATGTCATAGAATTTCTGAGTGCTCAGCAGTGTTATCTAATTTTGTTTCAGGTCCCTGGGTTGCTGAAGATCAGACACATCGGACAAGCCACTGTCGGCAGCGCTGCAGTATTCGGGCTTTTCCTCGGAGCTGGAAGCTTGATACACTGCGGGAAAAATTACTAACTCGCGTCAAGTCACCCCTGCTTTTATTAGGTTTTAAAGGATTGTCTGCGTAAAGCATTTGTTTGATCTTTAAGGAACATTGGAGTTCTGCTACTATTTACTCGGTCCTAGCTTTTGATATGTTTGCCTTACTGTTGATGTGGAAATAAAATCTTTCGTCATCTGTATGAGAGGTAGGTGGTGAAAGCAGGATTCATGAGAGAAAACGTTTTGTTGTATTGAAGTCATATGTCATTCTCATCAGTAAAAGAAATAGACCATTTTCTCCCGACATTGACCGGGGCGAGGGGCAGCTGGCCTCTTGTTAATATCGTGTACGTCATGTACTCCTATTAAATACAGACAACAGTTTTGAGAGAGACCAGTTGAATGTGTATAATCGTGCTTTCAGCGGTGGCTGTCTCTAGATGGCATTTGGTACAATCTCCCTCATCCTTAGGccttgtattttattttattttggactTTGGCACTTTACAtcattatactccctctgtttgcTAAATGCAGATTCCGTTTCCGATTATACATACAaatcaaaataagtgaatctacattttaaTATAAATACACGCACGCACGCAATTTGTAGTGGAATCTCTAGACGGAGGCAGTAAACagattgtctaccacaagatcagGAGGGTGTCTATGCCACACCTCAAGACATTTTCTCTGCATAACTTAATTGTGCAACTCCATTTATTTCTTGGACACAATGCTCGCCTTGTGCGACGCCTGCATGGATTGGGCGTCCATAGCATGTTCCAAGTAGGAGAATCCCTTCACCTTCAAACCACTCCAAACCAAACCGGGCCTTAACGAGAGTTA encodes:
- the LOC123432553 gene encoding reactive oxygen species modulator 1 — its product is MARGDSCLARIGAGVAIGGAVGGAVGAVYGTYAAIRLRVPGLLKIRHIGQATVGSAAVFGLFLGAGSLIHCGKNY